One Coffea arabica cultivar ET-39 chromosome 5e, Coffea Arabica ET-39 HiFi, whole genome shotgun sequence DNA segment encodes these proteins:
- the LOC140007046 gene encoding uncharacterized protein has translation MPRSCRTGDLVFDPEVEKTARRTRKETRQLREEHSSATSQRPESEVEPTDSFGNTSSDSDQEEFTTANAQTLRELAAPDLTQQPLCITFPALNDNIPFELKSGLIQLLPSFHGLPGEEPYKHLQEFDVVCNSMKPPGITEEQIKMRAFPFSLKDSAKDWLYYLSPGSITTWGQLKKKILDKYFPASRAASLRKEICGIKQHPGESLYEYWERYKSLLRRCPHHQISEQLIIQYFYEGLIFRDRSIIDAASGGALVNKTPQEARELIEGMAENSQQFGTREDVPIRRVNEIETPSVQQQLNELTAFVRQQAVRNASQARVCGICTGIGHSADMCPMIQEETAEQVNMADHAPAPRKQYDPYSSTYNPGWRDHPNLSYGGNRQPNFTPNRQSNFVLNKPPGYQQQYQPRPPPPPQSGSSTDEMLKQMMTTMAQNQQRTEAAIMQNQQKTDSEMQDIRNQIGQLATRMNRLESQNQGKLPSQPELNPKNVSAMILRSGKEIQGPEPVIPKDKDEEKIENELERDDSNGADPKVLPDPIITVKTNPPPFPSRLEKSKKQDKEKEILEVFRKVEINIPLLDAIKQVPKYAKFLRDLCVNRRRLRGDERVIIGENVSAVLQRKLPPKCGDPGMFTIPCKIGNTVIRRAMLDLGASINVMPKSIYACLKLGPLKETGIIIQLADRTNAYPDGLVEDVLVKVNDLVFPADFYVLDMDDDHSPDPSPLLLGRPFMSTAQTKIDVNKSILSMEFDGEIVHFNIFDTMKYPSNSNFSSVFSVSAIDPVVQEVFETDGRDELEVALTKHLELETTPQVEWSEDLKCTIGALHSLQTTTKRYEILPIFTPEPHQRVLPSVVQAPVLELKPLPEHLKYAYLGDNETLPVIISSALSKIQEEKLIRVLREHKEAI, from the coding sequence ATGCCTCGATCTTGTCGCACAGGTGATTTGGTTTTTGATCCTGAGGTAGAGAAGACCGCGCGTAGAACGAGAAAGGAAACCAGACAGCTCAGAGAAGAGCACTCTAGTGCTACATCTCAAAGACCCGAGTCAGAAGTTGAACCAACTGATTCGTTTGGTAACACTTCGAGTGACTCTGACCAGGAGGAGTTCACCACGGCTAATGCacaaacattaagggagttggctgctcctgatttaacTCAGCAGCCTTTGTGCATTACTTTCCCCGCTTTAAATGACAACATTccatttgaactaaaatctggtcTGATTCAGCTTTTACCCTCTTTTCATGGTTTACCAGGTGAAGAGCCGTATAAGCATCTGCAGGAGTTTGATGTCGTTTGCAACAGTATGAAACCCCCGGGAATCACAgaagagcagataaaaatgagggcattccCCTTCTCCTTGAAAGATTCTGCGAAGGACTGGCTGTACTACCTGTCACCAGGTAGCATCACCACGTGGggccaattgaagaaaaaaattctgGATAAATATTTTCCTGCGTCCAGGGCTGCGAgtctaaggaaagaaatttgTGGGATCAAGCAGCATCCCGGGGAGTCACTTTACGAGTATTGGGAACGGTATAAGAGCTTGTTGCGCAGGTGCCCCCATCACCAAATAAGTGAGCAGTTGATCATACAATATTTCTATGAGGGGCTCATTTTTAGAGACAGAAGCATcattgatgctgcaagtggaggggcacTGGTGAACAAAACCCCTCAGGAAGCACGGGAGTTAATAGAGGGGATGGCAGAGAATTCACAGCAATTCGGTACAAGAGAGGATGTCCCAATACGTAGGGTGAATGAGATAGAGACACCCTCTGTGCAGCAGCAGCTAAATGAGTTGACTGCGTTCGTTAGGCAACAGGCTGTGAGAAATGCATCACAAGCCAGGGTATGCGGGATTTGCACTGGTATAGGTCACTCTGCAGACATGTGCCCAATGATTCAGGAAGAAACTGCGGAACAGGTGAACATGGCTGACCACGCGCCCGCGCCAAGGAAGCAGTACGACCCTTACTCAAGCACCTACAACCCCGGGTGGAGAGATCATCCCAACCTCAGTTATGGAGGGAATAGGCAACCCAACTTCACGCCGAACAGGCAGTCTAACTTTGTGCTGAATAAGCCACCAGGGTACCAGCAGCAATACCAACCCCGACCACCTCCGCCCCCTCAATCTGGTTCATCTACGGATGAGATGCTGAAACAAATGATGACAACCATGGCGCAGaatcagcaaaggacggagGCAGCTATCATGCAAAATCAGCAAAAGACGGACTCCGAGATGCAGGACATAAGGAATCAGATAGGTCAATTGGCCACCAGAATGAACCGTTTGGAGTCCCAGAACCAAGGGAAGCTGCCATCTCAACCGGAGTTGAATCCGAAGAACGTGAGTGCAATGATCCTAAGGAGTGGGAAAGAAATTCAGGGGCCTGAACCTGTAATTCCCAAGGACAAGGATGAGGAGAAGATCGAAAATGAGCTCGAAAGGGATGACAGCAATGGTGCAGATCCAAAGGTACTTCCTGACCCAATAATTACAGTTAAAACTAACCCGCCTCCTTTTCCTAGCAGGttggaaaaatcaaagaaacagGATAAGGAGAAGGAGATTTTGGAGGTTTTTCGCAAGGTTGAGATAAATATCCCCCTCTTGGACGCCATCAAACAAGTACCAAAATATGCCAAGTTCCTAAGGGACTTGTGTGTAAACCGAAGGCGATTGAGGGGAGATGAACGGGTCATAATTGGGGAAAATGTGTCTGCGGTCCTGCAGAGAAAGCTCCCACCAAAGTGCGGGgacccaggtatgtttactattccCTGTAAGATAGGTAATACTGTGATCAGAAGGGCCATGTTGGATCTGGGAGCATCAATAAATGTCATGCCTAAGTCTATCTATGCTTGTCTAAAATTAGGTCCATTAAAGGAAACTGGAATAATCATTCAATTAGCTGACCGAACTAATGCATATCCTGATGGGTTGGTTGAAGATGTGTTGGTAAAAGTTAATGATTTGGTGTTTCCAGCTGATTTTTATGTACTTGATATGGATGATGATCACTCCCCTGATCCCTCACCTCTGTTATTGGGTAGACCTTTTATGAGCACAGCACAGAcgaaaattgatgttaataagaGTATTCTGTCCATGGAGTTTGATGGGGAAATTgtgcattttaatatttttgatactaTGAAGTACCCCTCGAACTCCAACTTTAGCTCAGTTTTTTCTGTGAGTGCTATTGACCCTGTAGTGCAGGAAGTGTTTGAAACTGATGGCAGGGATGAGCTGGAGGTGGCTTTAACCAAGCACCTCGAGTTGGAGACAACTCCTCAGGTGGAGTGGAGTGAGGATTTAAAATGCACAATAGGTGCATTACACTCATTGCAGACCACCacgaaaaggtatgaaatcTTACCTATTTTTACTCCTGAGCCTCACCAGAGGGTATTGccatctgtggtgcaggcacctgtACTGGAGTTGAAACCTCTACCAGAGCACCTGAAATACGCATATCTAGGTGATAATGAGACACTCCCGGTGATTATCTCATCGGCACTGTCAAAAATCCAGGAGGAGAAACTGATCCGGGTCCTTAGAGAGCATAAAGAGGCGATATGA